A genome region from Erigeron canadensis isolate Cc75 chromosome 3, C_canadensis_v1, whole genome shotgun sequence includes the following:
- the LOC122590546 gene encoding pectinesterase inhibitor 9-like yields MPQSFLSFLVMCFIIFFVFPAIVESRSHARVYVDAQCKSTRYPDICVQTLLPYVNKRGLPSPQLQAQVALASCLSKARFTKSYMNMVAKKLNETSSSTLGENQAMEECLRQINDGVKQITQSFKELQQMGKDGDENFLWHESNVQTWISAALTDATTCIDGITGDRISDSEKAMIRATILKVKQLASNSLALFTRFTTRYRASHGIKIP; encoded by the coding sequence ATGCCacaatcttttctttctttcttggtgATGTGCTTCATAATTTTCTTCGTCTTTCCGGCCATTGTGGAGTCTCGTTCTCATGCAAGAGTGTATGTCGACGCACAATGTAAATCAACAAGATATCCTGATATATGCGTTCAAACTCTTTTACCTTATGTAAACAAAAGAGGATTACCAAGCCCACAACTACAAGCTCAAGTTGCCTTAGCATCGTGTCTATCAAAGGCTCGGTTCACAAAGAGCTACATGAACATGGTCGCGAAGAAATTGAATGAAACCTCGAGTAGTACTCTTGGAGAAAACCAAGCAATGGAAGAATGTCTTCGTCAAATCAACGATGGGGTGAAACAAATTACGCAATCTTTTAAAGAGTTACAACAGATGGGAAAGGATGGAGATGAAAACTTTTTGTGGCACGAGAGTAACGTCCAAACTTGGATTAGTGCTGCCTTGACGGATGCCACAACGTGCATTGATGGAATTACGGGGGATAGAATTAGTGATAGCGAAAAGGCTATGATTCGGGCTACGATCTTGAAGGTGAAACAACTTGCTAGCAATTCTCTTGCATTGTTTACTCGTTTCACAACCAGATACCGTGCATCCCATGGCATCAAGATTCCATAA
- the LOC122590594 gene encoding pectinesterase inhibitor 9-like, with amino-acid sequence MAHTFLSLLILVLALFSLNPTAECRSRARAYVEHQCRPTLYTDLCIRTLLPFASKINAPTPEQLARISLTSCLFKARLTKAYVNMVAQEFNKTSWSGRYYEAVTDCLSQINDGVNQITQSVKEQKRMVHDGEKDFSWHESNVQTWVSTALTDVTTCLDKISDKAIGGKEKGMIKARFLNVKHLASNALALFNRFATRHRASRRIRTP; translated from the coding sequence ATGGCACATACATTCCTCTCTTTGTTAATTCTAGTTCTTGCCTTATTTAGCTTAAACCCAACGGCCGAATGCCGTTCTCGAGCTCGAGCCTATGTCGAGCACCAATGTCGTCCGACATTATACACCGACTTATGCATTCGAACCCTCTTACCCTTCGCTAGCAAAATAAATGCACCCACACCCGAACAACTAGCCAGAATATCACTAACCTCATGCCTATTTAAAGCTCGACTCACAAAGGCCTATGTTAATATGGTTGCACAAGAGTTCAATAAAACCAGCTGGAGTGGACGATACTATGAAGCCGTGACGGATTGTTTGTCTCAAATCAATGACGGGGTGAACCAAATTACACAATCGGTTAAGGAGCAAAAAAGAATGGTACATGACGGGGAGAAAGATTTTTCGTGGCACGAGAGTAATGTGCAAACATGGGTTAGTACCGCGTTAACAGATGTGACGACGTGTCTTGATAAGATATCGGATAAGGCTATTGGAGGTAAAGAAAAGGGGATGATCAAAGCGCGGTTTTTGAATGTTAAGCATCTTGCTAGTAATGCGCTTGCGTTGTTTAACAGGTTTGCAACAAGGCACCGTGCATCTCGGAGGATCAGGACtccttaa